The DNA region GAGGATGGCCGCTGGACGACGGTCACCGACTCCGAGTTCGAGCACGAGCGCCGCGGGTTGAGTGCCATCCGCCGGCAGCTGCCGAACGCTGACCCGTGGCGCGCCTGGTCCAACTTCACCTTCACCGCCAACAGCGGGCACGTGCGTGAGGTCGACCTGCTGGTTGTCACGCCTGGCGGCGTACATCTGATCGAGCTCAAGGATTGGCACGGCTCGGTCGAGTCTCGCAACGGCACCTGGCTGCAGACTCAGCCGAGCGGCCGCCAGGTCGCTCACAGTAACCCGTTGCATCTGGCCAACAAGAAGGCCAAGGAACTGGCCAGCCTGCTCTCCCAGAGCGCCGGGCCGCACGATCGCAAGCGCTGGTGGGTCTCCGAGGCCGTCTGCTTTACCGACAACGCCCTTGATGTGCGCCTCCCGTCCCATGATCGCAACGGGGTCTTTGACGTGAAGGGGCTGGTCGAGCACCTGTCCCGGCCGCCGCGCGACGAGGCCAGCCGGATCAAGAGTGTGGACTCCGCCCAGCTCACGCGCCTGCTGGCCCGCATCGGCATCGCCCGCAGCAACGCGGAGTACCGGGTTGGCCCGTACCGGCTCGACCGCAAGGCGTTCGACAGCGGGCCCACTTGGGCCGACTACCTGGGGCACCACGCCGACCTTCAGGAGGTAGCGCGGGTCCGAATCTATCTGCGCGAGCGCGGCGCGGACCAGTCGCTCCAGGAGTCGGTGGAGCGAGCTGCCCGGCGCGAGGCCGCGGTTCTCACCGGTTTCCGTCATCCCGGCGTTGTCCAGCTGGCGCAGTACGACGCTTCGGGCCACTCGGCAGGCCCAGCGCTGATCTTCAAGTATGACCAGCGAACCCTGCGCCTGGACGAGTACATGGCCCAGTATGGCGAGAAGCTCGACCTGCCAGCCAGGATGGCACTGGTCCGGCAGCTCGCCGAGACCGTCCGCTCCGCCCACAGCCGCCGTCTCTACCACCGGACGCTCTCCGCGCGGGCAGTGCACGTCGTCCCCGTGCGACGCACGCCGGGCGCCAGCGAGGACGCGGCCTGGCTGACGCCCCGACTTCAGCTCTCGGACTGGCAGGTCGCGCTGCGCTCGGGCTCCGCCAGCCAGGGCGGGACAGCGGCGCTGGAGCGGGCCGGTCTGGCGCCGACGCGCGCCTCACACCTCGGCCAGCACCTCTCCGAAGCGGCAGACCCCTACCTGGCACCGGAGCTGACGGTCCGTGACGCTGACCCGATCGCGCTCGATGTGTACGGCCTGGGCGTGCTCACCTACCTGCTGGTCACCGGCCAAGCTCCTGCGTCCAGCCAGGCAGAGCTGGAGGCGAAGCTGGAGCAGGACGAAGGCCTGCGGCCCGGCGCCGTCAAGGACGGGGTGCCACAGGATCTCGATCTGCTGGTCGACTGCGCCACCGCCTACGACCCGCAGCGACGCCTGGCAACGGTGGACGAGTTTCTGGAGTTGCTAGAGGACGTCGAGTCCGCGATCACCGAGCCGACTGCAGGCACGGGTAGTGCTGGACATGACGCCAAGAAGCAGTCGGCGGCAGACGCCGGCACGGTCCCGGCTCACACAAAGCCCGAGCCGGAACCGGAGCCGGACCCCCTCCAGGCCGTGGCCGGGCAGGTCCTGGCGGGACGTTGGGAGGTGCTGCGCCGGATAGGCACCGGCTCCACCAGTCGGGCTTTCCTCGTCCGCGACCTCACAGTGGAAGAGGAAGGCAAGACCCGTAGCCTCGCAGTACTGAAGATCGCGCTCTCGGACAACCGAGCTGCGGTGCTGCGCCGCGAGGCTGAAAGCATGTCCCTGCTGCGCCCGGACTCCCGGGTGATCCGCCTAAAGGTGCCCGAACCGGTGCTGATCGGCGGTCGGACGGTGCTGGTCCTTGAGTACGTCGGTGACGAGCGTGCCGCTCTGGAAGGTAGGAGCAAGCAGGAGACTGTCGCCCGGCAACTGCGTGAGCAGGGTCGGCTGACGATCGACCAGCTGGACGCCTACGGGGACTACCTGTTCGGCGCGGTGGACTTCCTGGAGGGCGAGGGTGTCTGGCATCGCGACATTAAGCCGGACAACATCGCAATCCGGGTGCGTCCCAATCGCACCCGCGAGCTGGTGCTGATCGACTTCTCGCTGGCCAATCTTGACGTCAAGGAGGTCGAGGCTGGGACAGAGGGCTATCTCGACCCTTTCATCGGCACGCTGACCCGCAGTGTCTACGACGCACACGCGGAGCGCTATGCCGTCGCTGTGACTCTGCACGAGATGGCATCTGCCGAGCTGCCCGTCTGGGGCGACGGCCGTGCCCTGCCGAGACAGACCGATCCGGTCGCCTTCCCGACAGCCCGGGTGGCGGCCGACGCCTTCGACCCGCAGGTCCGGGACGCGCTGATCGCCTTCTTCGCGCAGGCGCTCCATCGGGACGTCGCCAAACGATTCAGCGACCTGAAGCCGATGCGGGACGCGTGGAAGCGAATCTTCCTCGCACTGGATGAAGTCCGGCCTTCCAGCCGCACTCGCCACGCCGACCCGTCTGCCCCGACCGGTCCGGAGCAGCAGACTGTCGCCGAAGGGGACACCTCTGCCGAGGCAGCGGTCACGGAGGCCGAGCCGGAGAGCGTCTCGGATCATCGCAACGCGCTCGCAGCGCAGGTCACCTCCGGGACCCTGCTCGACCTTTCCGGCCTCAGCCCGGCCGCGGTCTCCTTCGTTCACGGCCTCGGTCTGACGACCGTGCAGGATCTGCTCGACCTGAGCCAACGTGGTTTGGTGAACAAGCCGGGTCTGGGTGCCAAGACCCGCCGTGAGCTGCAGGACCGGATGAAGCAGTGGCGCATCGCCCTCGCCCAGCAGCCGGCCGCACCGCTGGGCGCGGAGGGGCGGGAGGCTGCGGGCGCTGAGCTCAGCGAGCTGGAGGCGGAGGTCGCGCGGCTGGCCGTCACATCCGGAGCCGATCCCTCCACGTTCTCGACGCAGACCCTGCGCCGCTTCAGTCTGGATATTCTGGCGACGCTGTTCGTCCCCGAGCTGAACAGGCAAAGCAGCAATCGCAAAACGGTGGAGACCGTGCGTCTGCTGCTACGCCTGCCAGGCGAGAACAGCGAATTGCCGGGCGGCCATGCTTGGCCTCGGCAGAGCGACTTCTACCAGCAGGTCGGCATCACGCAGGGCCGGGTCGCGCAGATCGTCTCCGAGCAGCGCCGCCGCTGGGCCAAGCACCCTGCGATCGAGCAGGTCCGGGCTGAGGTCATCGAGCTGCTCGCCGGCCTGGGGCGTGTAGCTTCTGCGGTGGAGATCGCGGATGCTCTCGCCGTACGGCGTGGCACCCAGCTGCAGGACAAGCGGCATCGCCGGGCCCTGGCGCTCGCAGCGGTCCGGGTCGCGGTGGAGATCGACCAGCTGAAGCGGGATGACAAGGCGATCGCTCACCTAGCGAACCGGGACGCGGCCGATGACGTCCTTGGCGCGGGGCTGCTGGCGCTGGAATACCGCGAGGCCATCGACGCGCCCGATACCCCGTCCGCCCCCGGGCTCTTGGACTACGCGGCACGACTCGGCAAGGTCGCCGACCGACTGGCCCGCTCGGAGACACTGCCGACTTCGGGGACAGTACTGACAGAGCTGTCAGCCGTCGCCCAACCGAGCGGCAATGTGCCCGAGTGGGACGAGCGCCGGATGGTGACGTTGGCAGCTGCTGCTTCCCAGCGGGCGGCCGCGACACCTCGTCTGGAGATCTATCCGCGCGACCTGTCCCTGGTGCGTGCTCTGCGGATTACCCAGGCCGGCGTGGTGCGATGGGTGCCAGAGCTGCCGACCGAACTGCAGCCGGGGCTCACCGCGGCGGACGTCCACAGGCATGTACGGGCACGCTTCCCAGAGTTGTCAGCGGAGCTACCGGAGGGCGGCGCGCTGTCACGGGCGCTGGCGGAGGCTGGATTCGACCTCGTGCTGGGCGTCCGCGAAGGAAGCCGCCAGGAGCGCTACATCCCTCGCCCCATGGACGGCAGGACCACCGGGGCTACGTTCATGACCGTGATCCCCGGCCGCGGCTCCGATCGTAGCTCGTCCAGGCCGGCGACGACGCAGCTTTACTCCGACAATCCTGAGGAGCGCTTGCAGGCCCGCGCCGACCAGCAGCTCGCGGACGCTCGGGAGCGCGATGGGTTCAGAGTGCTGACCGTCCGTACCCAGGTGGCAGGCGCGGCGCGGGAAGCGCTCGTGCGGGAGTACGGCGTCGAGCCAGTGTCCGCGGCAGGCCTCTTCCTGGCCGCGCTGCACGAGCAAGTGGATCCTCGCCCCAGGCCGACCTGGGAGACGATCCTGCGTGCGGACGTCGCGCCGGCCGGAACGACGGCGCGGATGAAGTTCAGCGAGTATGCCGTCACTGCTTGGGGCGCGGCCGAGGCGCGACTCACGGATCTGGTGCGAACAGGGGAAAGCAGTCCGTTGCTGGTGACCGACGCGGCGGTCTTCGCCCGGTACGACGCAATGGGCGTCCTGCACCGGCTCGCCGAATGGGCGCGGCAGGGTCGACGCGGCCTCTGGCTGCTGTGTCCGCAGTCGGACGCCACGGCACCGCCGCACTTCGGGGCGACGGTGGTGCCGTATCAGGCAGGCCTTAACGAGTGGGTCAAGCTCAACGATGCTTGGGTGAACGAGAAAAAGCTGCCAGCCGCACCGGCGATGGCGAACGTGAACGGGACTGGAGATTCGCAGTGATCGACCGCAAGGCGCTGTTGGCGGACCTGATCAAGCAGGTGAAGCTTGTCGAGGCTGACCTGAAGAAGCAGATCCCGGCGGTGCCAGAGGTACGGGACCGACTGCGCGCGGAGTACGACAAAGCGCGGGAGGTCGGGCGTACGGCGAGTACCTGGACCGAGTGGAGCGGCGAGCGAGCCACGCAGGCTGCTGTCGCGTGGGTTCTGGGTACGGTGTTCGTGCGGTTCTGCGAGGACAACGGGCTGATCGGCGAGCCGTATCTGGCGGGCCCGGAACGGGAGCGCTTCGCGCTGGCGGAGGAACGGCAGGAGGAGTTCCTCGCTGCGGACGCAGCGCGGACTCACCGTGACTGGCTACTGGCTGCGTTCGGGGAGATCGGCGCAGGCCAAGCGGGGCGTCTGCTGTTCGACGAGAAGCACAACGCGCTGTTCCAGGTTCCGATCTCACACGACGGCGCGAAGGAGCTGGTG from Kitasatospora sp. NBC_00458 includes:
- the pglW gene encoding BREX system serine/threonine kinase PglW — encoded protein: MEDGRWTTVTDSEFEHERRGLSAIRRQLPNADPWRAWSNFTFTANSGHVREVDLLVVTPGGVHLIELKDWHGSVESRNGTWLQTQPSGRQVAHSNPLHLANKKAKELASLLSQSAGPHDRKRWWVSEAVCFTDNALDVRLPSHDRNGVFDVKGLVEHLSRPPRDEASRIKSVDSAQLTRLLARIGIARSNAEYRVGPYRLDRKAFDSGPTWADYLGHHADLQEVARVRIYLRERGADQSLQESVERAARREAAVLTGFRHPGVVQLAQYDASGHSAGPALIFKYDQRTLRLDEYMAQYGEKLDLPARMALVRQLAETVRSAHSRRLYHRTLSARAVHVVPVRRTPGASEDAAWLTPRLQLSDWQVALRSGSASQGGTAALERAGLAPTRASHLGQHLSEAADPYLAPELTVRDADPIALDVYGLGVLTYLLVTGQAPASSQAELEAKLEQDEGLRPGAVKDGVPQDLDLLVDCATAYDPQRRLATVDEFLELLEDVESAITEPTAGTGSAGHDAKKQSAADAGTVPAHTKPEPEPEPDPLQAVAGQVLAGRWEVLRRIGTGSTSRAFLVRDLTVEEEGKTRSLAVLKIALSDNRAAVLRREAESMSLLRPDSRVIRLKVPEPVLIGGRTVLVLEYVGDERAALEGRSKQETVARQLREQGRLTIDQLDAYGDYLFGAVDFLEGEGVWHRDIKPDNIAIRVRPNRTRELVLIDFSLANLDVKEVEAGTEGYLDPFIGTLTRSVYDAHAERYAVAVTLHEMASAELPVWGDGRALPRQTDPVAFPTARVAADAFDPQVRDALIAFFAQALHRDVAKRFSDLKPMRDAWKRIFLALDEVRPSSRTRHADPSAPTGPEQQTVAEGDTSAEAAVTEAEPESVSDHRNALAAQVTSGTLLDLSGLSPAAVSFVHGLGLTTVQDLLDLSQRGLVNKPGLGAKTRRELQDRMKQWRIALAQQPAAPLGAEGREAAGAELSELEAEVARLAVTSGADPSTFSTQTLRRFSLDILATLFVPELNRQSSNRKTVETVRLLLRLPGENSELPGGHAWPRQSDFYQQVGITQGRVAQIVSEQRRRWAKHPAIEQVRAEVIELLAGLGRVASAVEIADALAVRRGTQLQDKRHRRALALAAVRVAVEIDQLKRDDKAIAHLANRDAADDVLGAGLLALEYREAIDAPDTPSAPGLLDYAARLGKVADRLARSETLPTSGTVLTELSAVAQPSGNVPEWDERRMVTLAAAASQRAAATPRLEIYPRDLSLVRALRITQAGVVRWVPELPTELQPGLTAADVHRHVRARFPELSAELPEGGALSRALAEAGFDLVLGVREGSRQERYIPRPMDGRTTGATFMTVIPGRGSDRSSSRPATTQLYSDNPEERLQARADQQLADARERDGFRVLTVRTQVAGAAREALVREYGVEPVSAAGLFLAALHEQVDPRPRPTWETILRADVAPAGTTARMKFSEYAVTAWGAAEARLTDLVRTGESSPLLVTDAAVFARYDAMGVLHRLAEWARQGRRGLWLLCPQSDATAPPHFGATVVPYQAGLNEWVKLNDAWVNEKKLPAAPAMANVNGTGDSQ